CGGGTGGGAGTGGTTACCCACCGGGTATCAATTGTATCTTTCTTCATATTTACGGTTTCTATAAGTCCCGATACGCTGGGCTTATCCTGTCGCGACGTGCGTATCTTCGTGGCGTTTAAAGTGGCACTGAGAGAAATGAGTCTCTTTCTCCGCCCGAATACGGTGCTCCGTATTAAAATGGGTCGCAAACCGATGGATCGATCTGCCGTGTCCAATATTGCCGGGTTTGTGCTGCTCTATATCGTGCTGTTTTTGTTCATTGCCATGCTGATGTGCGCGTTTACCCCCGACCTGGCTACAGCTGTGACCGCTTCTGCGGCCACCATTGGAAATATCGGACCGGGCCTGGGCGGCGTAGGCCCCATGGTCAACTATTCGACGATCCCCCCCACAGGACTGTCCATTCTCATTGTCAGTATGCTGCTCGGGCGCCTTGAACTGTTTACTGTTCTGGTTCTATTCCTTCCTCGTTTCTGGAGAAAAATATAACTGGCTAACGCGGCATATTTTTGTTTAAATTCAAAACAGCGTTTAAGTCAACATTGAGACAGGAGCTATTAATATGCATATTCTTACCAGTGATATCGGCGGGACAAACAGTC
The genomic region above belongs to Spartobacteria bacterium and contains:
- a CDS encoding TrkH family potassium uptake protein, which codes for RVGVVTHRVSIVSFFIFTVSISPDTLGLSCRDVRIFVAFKVALREMSLFLRPNTVLRIKMGRKPMDRSAVSNIAGFVLLYIVLFLFIAMLMCAFTPDLATAVTASAATIGNIGPGLGGVGPMVNYSTIPPTGLSILIVSMLLGRLELFTVLVLFLPRFWRKI